Part of the Primulina huaijiensis isolate GDHJ02 chromosome 15, ASM1229523v2, whole genome shotgun sequence genome is shown below.
CTTAGGTAATATTCTTATGCTCCTAATCTTTTGCAATATAACAGGGACAATTTGCTACTTGTTCTTTGTTATAGGCATTAACAATTGTTTGTGTTTCCAGGAAAGAGTATGATGTTCgggaagaaagaaaaagagaattgGAATTTCTTGAAAAAGTATGTAACCGTCGGTTGCTTGCCTTTTCTGAATGTATGTTGAACTTTTTGTCATGCttgaatttctattttttttaaatagggTGGAAATCCTCTAGATTTTAATCTTGGGAATGCTGCTTCAGTTAGTGTGCAATCAACATCATTTACAAACCTGCAACATGATCTTGTGACCAGGTATTGTGTATTTGTATGGTAAGATAAGATGTTCTCATGTTTCTGTGAATCTGGATTTCTTTAATTCTTTTCAATGATATTTTAGTGAACCAAAGGATAGTTTTGCATTTACCGCATCGCTTTATGGAGACTCTGTGGAAAGTAGTGGTAGACTTGCAGCTGCTGTCTGTGAACCCAATAGTGCTGATAATCTCATGTTATTAGATGCTGAACATGAATATTCAGAAGGTGATCGAAATTCTTTTCATCCCATTAGGGGTAATGTTGTGCCGCCAGAGCAATCATCGGAAAGGGATGGGAGCCATAAAACCAGGGAACATGGGGATTCATCTGCTTTTGGGCTCCCTAGAAAAGCATATAAGAGACGTTATAGATCACGCTCAAATCGTGATGGGGCTAGGTCTGGCTCAAGTGATGTAAATCCGGAGCTTGGCTCGCATGGATCTTTTTTACCTTCACACCACGGGCCCGGGAATGTAATAGGAACATTATCTGATGTAGAAAACCTCGATGTATCCTCCAACTGTAATTCAAAGCCTGGAAGGCCAAAAGATGGTACCCTCTGTCCAGATGTATGTGTAGATGATCATCAGTTTGTAGAGTTGAATGATGCAAGAGCTGTGGGATCAACTGAGGATCTGATCAAAGGTGTTTCTAGCCACTCTGCTTTAGTTGCTACTGCTTCAAAAAATCCCCTAGGACATAATAAACCATCATTACCAAATGCTGCAACAACTCCTATGAAAAAGGATTGCAATGAACCTGCTGTGTTGCAGTCAATGGAAGAGATGGCTTCTGCGGTAGTTGAGCATCAGCCAAGGGCAGCTACTGGAAAAGTTGAGAATCATGGTTCTTGTCAGATGAATGGTTTTGTCAATAAAAAGGGTGATGCGATTACAAATGATGCTCATAATGGCAATGCAGCACGTCACGGAAATGGTTTCGATTCCGAGTCTTGTTCCCAAACCAACCTAGATGTTGATAGAAATAATGATACCGAGACAGGTACCAAAATCAGTACCATTGATTCAAATGGAGACGTAGACAATCAAAATGTAGGGCCAGAAGACTTGCTAGTACGAGTAAGAGAAACAAAAGAGGCCAAGCTTATTGATAATTTTTCTGTTGATGAAGAGAGTGCCTCTGCTTGTCTAAATCGTAGGCAAAATGGTCCCCCTCTCCCGCCTCAGGAAGAAAAAATTCAAGGTAGATCTTTATTGCTTGACAAATTGACAAATCAATCTGACATTAGTGTCATAGAAGCTGGCGGCTGTAGTGGGTCAGAATCAGGGAAAAAACCTACTGTCCCATTGGTTGAGAATTCTTCCCCTCAGAGTGAAATTTTCACAGTCACACGTAACTCAATTGCTGATCTTGCTGAGGCTGGATCTTCATCAAAGGTTTCTACCATTTCCTTTGATGTCCAAACTCCTGGAAACTTGAAATTAGCTAGTGTTGATGAAGAATCGATCTTAAAAGAAGCAGAGAGCATAGAGGTAGATCTTCACGCTTTCATTAACTTTATCTTTCTCCTGTTAGtgctcaaataaattttttttgggctCATAGATCTGATGTGATACATCAAACAGGCAAAGCGAAAAAGACTAGCCGAATTATCTACTTTGACTTTACCTTCGGAGATTCCTCGTAAATCTCATTGGGATTATGTGCTTGAAGAAATGGCATGGTTGGCAAATGATTTTGCACAGGTTCACTTGATATGCCTTTTCTTTTGGAATATTTGTTCTGTAGATATTTCTGTAGTGAAAATATCCCTTATTGTCCTGTTATCCCCAGAACTTACATTCccattttctttaaataaataaacttctTCTTTTGCTTCTCCTATGTAGGAGCGTATTTGGAAGTTAGCTGCAAGTTCTCAAATATGTAATCGAGCTGCTATTAGTTCTCGAGTGAGAAAGCAAGAAAAAAGTTCTAGCATGAAGGCAAAGATGGTTGCTCGTACCTTGGCGAGGGCTGTCATGGAGTTCTGGCATTCAGTAGAGGTAGTTGTGATTTTTTTGTGCTGATCCTCCTccatctttaatttttattccATCTACAAAGTCAATTATGACAGAGACTTTTTACTGATGTGGATGGTGTTTTCTTATGTTTGATGCCTCTTATTGCATCATGTGCTTCTGGTTGTTGTTTAACTTATTTTTCGACATTTTGTTGCCGTTTGACAACTAATGTTAATTACTATTTCGATTTTTCAAACTGATAACCATGTACGAATACTATCTCGTTGTATGTGAAAACTTGTAAAAACATCTAATGTTGAATCATTTATAGGAGGCAAACACTTGTCAAAAACATctaatgttgaattaattataaaagGTAACTTGTGTAATTCTGATACAATACGGTCTAATAATAAATACTAACTATACGTGGGAATGGTTTTTGTTGTTGCCGGAGCTCGAAAGATTGTTGTTTTCTGCTATACTCTAGAGTTATTCATggtttaatgaattttttttttgttgaggatgtttatttttttcccacACAATCCAAGAATCCACTGTAGCATCATAATATCTTATGACCTGGATTCCATTTGTAGAAGTATTGGGTGTGTGTTGATATTTTATCCAAGAATGTGCCAATATATGATATCTGACCTTTTTTGGATGTATTTGCAGAACATAccattatatcataaatttcagTCTGTAACTTAGAATATAAGGTGCATAAATTCTAAGGCAATTTGGTGTTTTAGTTaaggagttttttttttttttggcaggAGATAAGCAAAGAACTCGAGCAGCCAAGTCAAAAGGATGCTCTTCAGTCTTATATGGCAAGATTTCTGAAATATAACAACTCAAATGTTCTGCATTACCAAACTGACGTACAACTTACCCTGGATAAAGTATCTGATTCAGGAATCCTGGACATGTCTTGGGAGGATAGTCTGACCGAAGTATGaattacaattaattttttcatatatcaTGCGTAAAACAAATCCCCTTCCCCACTTATTGTGTGTGTGCCTCAAATCTCGTTTACCCATCCCTGTCCCTTTTCTCGTCCCTTGTAATCTTTTCATTCTAGCTTTATATACGTATGTTTcaacatataattatattaatttttgtagTAAAGGTGAATATCTTCATGGTGTCTCTATGTGATGCTGTGAACCTCTTTGATTACCCATCAATTTTACTTTTGGCAATTGTCAATCAGGAAAACCTCTTCTACGCAATCCCCCTCGGGGCTATGGTGACCTACAAAAAATCAATTGAATCTCTTGTGGCTCACTATGAGGTAAATGAATACTTTGCTTTTGAACCTTGACTTCTCTTTTCTTTTCGCGGATTGGCTTTATGTAACAATCTAGGGAAATTATAAAAGAACCTGAAGAATTGTCTAAATCACAGCAACATTTAGTTTTGCCTTAAGTTACTTTTCTGCCACTGCCTCCGAAGATATTTTTTCTAAGTACTGGCTTCATTAATAAGGAGTCTAACTTAGGTGGGACATGAAGTTGGTGATTTCTAATGTGGGACAAGTTGGGAATAATGGAACACCTTGTTCCACTGACGTCATCCTATCCTTTCTTAATATTGTATACAAATTTTTTGTGGAATATTTAATAAGTGAAACAAAGGGTTTACATAAGGGAATGATTCTGCCAACTACTCTACATCAGACTCATGTCCAAGTCCATGTGTAGGTAAAAATGATCTTGGTATCTTTGTTTTAGCTCTCTCTCCCTCTCTCTGTTGTGAATCAGATAATGGCTAACCAAAAAATCCAAGAATTTTAAAAGTCAAAAAATTCTCAATGAAGTGTGTTGTAAGAAGGCCATCTTGTGATAACCCGCGTTAAGAAGTGAAGTGGATGTTGAATCTATGGATTCCAAAGAGTGACAGATTCTAGAATTGAAGTGTTTTATAAGAAGTATCTCATTTTTGtatgtaattattattttgacgTCCAACACTATTCATGTTTTTTTCTTAGAGAATTGGAAGTGATGTGCGAGAGGAAGTGGAGACATCTGGTTGTGATCTTGTGGCAGGTAAATTTGGGACGGTAGTTACTTGTTTCTATGTTGATTTCTGTcgtattatttatttgactaGGTTTTTCACTTTGCTGATTTTGAATCTCAAGATAATTCATATTATGAGGATGATGGCGATACGTGCACATTTGGCATGCCTATGGCCTCTGATGATGGCAAGTTTTCAAAATTCGGCCAAAAGAAGCGGAAATTCTCGGCACATGCATATGGTGCTAGGGAATATGGAATAGGTTCTGATTATTTGCCCATGCATATTTCAGAGAATAAAATTGTGACACAGCAATCTTCCTTCCTTGCCAAACGACCAGGCAGCAATCTCAATGTGTCGATCCCTACAAAACGCATGAGAACTGCTTCCAGGAGAATCTTGAGCCCATTCAGTGCAGGAACATCTGGATGCATTCAGTTACCAAATAAAACAGATGCTTCAAGTGGTGATACCAATTCGTTTCAGGATGATCAGAGTAGTCTGCATGGTGGATCTTCTTTTCCAATTAATTTGGAAGTTGAGTCTTGTGGTGAATTTGAAAAGAATTTAGCTTTTGACTCTGCAGAAGTTTCAACGAAAcctaagaagaagaagaagaaagtaaaGCATCCGGTAGACAGtagtatatttatttaagtatgAGTTTGAAGATATTATTTGTCATATTATTGACTGCCTTTGTTATTTGAGGCAGACTTCTGCATTTGAACAGAGATGGCAGATTGATTCCAATTTTCATAATGACCAGGTGATCATTTTTCTCGCTGaacttttttgttttgttattcATTTAACACTTATATGCATATCAGAGGCACATAAGCTTGCTTCTACAAGGAATCTCATAATCTGCATTTGGTTGCTCAATGCCAATAATACTGAAATTTTCTTTGAGAAATGGAAAACTTAAATTCCAGTTTCCTGAAAAGAATGTGCCATGTAGCATTAGGAATGATAATTACCGGTTCCACACGCTCTTAtcttataaaattttctttcttgTGATGTTCCTTGAGATGGAGCTCCTTGTCATTTCAATTTCTAAAAAAGATGCAGATTTGCATATATTATGTCAAGGTATTCTCATCTGTATCAGAACACAGACCTCAAAAGACGTAATATCTTTGTACTGGGCAGTCTGAGGGAGATTCTCTAAGTTATTTCCAGTACAATGAATTATCAATGTTTATATTTAACTCAATGTTCCGggaaagaaattaaaaaagtaTGGTCTCTATTTCTGTGTTCGGGTTGAACCTTCTTGGtatatttttctgaaaaaagaATTTCCTTTTAGTTCTGGTATCAATATGCATAACTGAGATGAACAATGAATCGTCTATTTTACAATTTCAGAGGGATCATTCGAAAAAGAGATCAGATAGTTATCAACTTGAATCTAACGGCTGCAACGGTAATGCTTTAATCCTAAAAGTCAGCCATTGTATTTGATTCCTAATATGCATTCTTTGCTTTGTCTTATATTAGCTATACCTTTTTCATGAAGGAATATTGGGTCAGCCCATGATGAAGAAGAGCATACAGCCATCGCAGGATGGCTCTTTTGACAACACTTCAACAGTTGCTGGGCATGTTCCTTCACCGGTGGCATCCCAAATGAGTAACATGTATCATCCAAATAAGTTCTATAAAATGCTTGGTGGCCGGGAGCGTGGAAGGAAAGCTAAAACTCTTAAGGTATTATACAGTTGCAATTCCTCATTTCCATTTTTCGACATTTTACTTATTCATTTATGCTTTGTTACTGTCTTTAAGTTGATGTTTGCATTTCATCAGATGCCTCCTGGGCAGCCGCAGTCAGACTCACGGACTCCATGGTCACTTTTCGAGGACCAGGttgattcatatatattttgcaTGTACATGCATACATTTCTGTACCGACAAATATGTCTTTTGAAACTTGAGATATGCTTCTTCCTGTTGCTTCTGGAGGTATGTATGTGTTTAGTTGTTTTTGTACTTTGTTTAGGCACTTGTTGTCATGGTACATGATATGGGTCCAAATTGGGAGCTTGTAAGTGATGCTTTTAACAGTACGATGCAATTTAAGGTAcatgtttttcaaaattttagttaatattttcttgatattttgatttttttttttatcataatatcCATTCCAAAAAATTCCTAGAAATTGATATAGTGTgtaaaattattaattgttcTTTGTAATCAGTGCATATTTCGTAATGCTAAAGAATGCAAGGAGCGGCATAACATTCTGATGGATAAAACTTCTGCTGATGGAGCTGAGAGTGCCGAGGATTCTGGGTCTTCGCAGCCTTACCCTTCTACACTTCCTGGCATTCCTAAAGTAAAATAccttttatcaatttttattaaCTTGCTTATTGAATccctttatatttaattaaatacatcTACATTCGTATCAAATTATTTATCCACTATATATCACCGGCCCTGTTTAAACattaaaatcaaaatgataCTGCTTCTGCTTCTGCTTTTGCTTATGAATGTTGTACAGGGGAGTGCCAGACAATTGTTTCAGCATTTGAAGGAACCTATGGAAGAAGATACCCTCAGATCTCACCGTGAGAAAATCATCTTAATTGGCCAGAAACTTCGTTATCATAAGACTCAGGTAATTGTGTAGCATTAATTTATGACACGTTTAGATTGTTTCTAAGTAGTTCAATTCACATGGTTTCTAAGTGAGATTCTTGAGTCATTCCTGAAAGTTTGATCTACTTCAAGGTGTTTAGTATCCTTTAAATGTTGTTACTTTATACTTCTCTTGTGTATACGACGGCATTGCTTGTGTTGATGTTCTTTAAACTCTACTAAGCCATTCTTTACATTTCTTTTTTAAGGTACAATTGGAGAGTTAAGCAAACTCCCATATGATTGTAAGAAATTTAGAAACATGACTCAAATGTACCGTAGACATGGTATTAGCAATAACACAAGCAAAAATTTCTTGCTTTGCTATTTCATCACAACATTTATTACTTCCTCAACGGATTTGGAGCTTTAAATGTTGTTCAAGTAGCAGAAGAATATTGTAAGTTGTCAATTTGACAACAGGCTATAATGGAACTGATTAAAATGTTTGTATAGAAATTGAAGAGACGTGTGCATGGTTAGAAAATGTATGGAGGTTattgattgatatatgataAGAGGTTTGAGGTTGAGGCACCATTTTTATTTACTATCCTGGTGACGAGCGTTGGATGATTAATAAATGTGTTTATAAGTATATGGGTATCTTTGATTGCGTGGAAACGACAACACCTGTGGGTTGGCTTCTTACCCATAGTTATAAAGCCTAGGCGCACTCCACGCACCTAAGTAAGTACCCAAACTCACGCCTTGCAAAAGCAAAGCGAAAGTTACGCTTTTTCTGGCCTTTTGAAATTGGTGCCCTtcttatttttttgtcattaaTTGATGGGATATTTTACTTGTATACAGATAACCCTAGCCCAGTCAGTTGTTTAAAGCCCAATTAACTTAAACCCGTaccatttaattattaaaaactctGTATGCATGAGCAATAGCTTTTTATTTCTCTCAGATTTTGATTGCAGCACACTCTCCTCTCCCAATTTCAGCGCAGCCTCATCCAAGCCTACTGTTTCTTCTTTTTTGTTGCAATTTCAATTAGAGCgctttttttttcaattctaCCATCTCGCAATATTCTCTTTCTTATCCGAAGTTCAAAATCAGTCTGCTATCATTTAGTGCCTGCTCttgccaataaaaatgttgaattctgaattttttatttacattatTTTGTGAACTAtgcttttatttatataatatttagtcAAACTGCGCCTTATATATGTGAATATTAAACATCTATACAAAATGCGCTTCACTTTAATAAACCACACTTCTCGCCTTGTGCCTCAGGCTCCAGGGCACCCTTGTGCTTTTGTTAGCGTTGCTCCTTAAATAACTATGATGTTACCCGACTCATCTCCAATGTGCTAGTAGCACTTCACTCTTTTTTGTACGAGTATTGGGATTCAAGATTGATATGTGAAATGGAGCAATTTTGGGATGCAATTTGAATTAGGTGCAAATCAATGGATATGTGGTATTTGGTGGGTTCAGTGGGGTAGTTGCATGTTGAATATTTTGGTCTTCCATTTGTGCATCTGAAACTGTGGATTTAAACTATCTGGGAACCTGTTGTAGCCTAAGTGATACCATGGTTACATTGTTAGAAGAACGCTTTTACTTTCAATGTGGGAAGATCTTTGATCTTTATTTAATATACTTTTCTTTGGATCGCCTTATTACATTTTTTGTTAATGTGATTTCTTTTCATTATGATGGTAAACAGGATCCCAAACAACTACAACCTCCTCACAGCTCTCATACAATGGCTCTTTCTCAAGTTTGTCCAAATAACATGGGTGGTGGTTCTGTTTTAAGGTGAGGTTTGCCATAGATATGATGATTTGTTATTAAAACAAAGGTAATTGTTTTTTGCCATTTAATTTCTCGGTGCATAAATGACTAATGGTTGTTTTTGGCCCCTTCATTCCTCATAACTCCACTATCCTTGGTTCTATGAAGTCCTTTGGATTTGTGTGATGCCAATGTGTCTGGCACTGATATACCTTCTCTCGGGCATCAAGGAACATATTCTAGTGGATTGATTATATCGAATCAAAGTGCTGGAGCTCCAACACATCCAACGTCTGGTGCTAGTTCTGCATTGCAGGGATCCTCGAATATGATGCTTGGCAATAATTTTCCATCATCACCTGGCCCACTCAGTTCTGTCAGGTAATAAGCTATTAAGGGCtcacagttttttttttcagattctTTAGTTATCTGACTAGGAATGTGGGTATTTCCTTACCTTTTACAGGGATGGTAGATATGGGGCTCCTAGACCTGCATCACCATTAATTGATGAACAGCAAAGAATTCAACAATATAATCAAATGGTGTCAGGTCGAAATGGCCAGCAATCGAATTT
Proteins encoded:
- the LOC140959036 gene encoding chromatin modification-related protein EAF1 B-like isoform X1: MGGILEGGVGIANKSSPHRASIENVQAELRKEYDVREERKRELEFLEKGGNPLDFNLGNAASVSVQSTSFTNLQHDLVTSEPKDSFAFTASLYGDSVESSGRLAAAVCEPNSADNLMLLDAEHEYSEGDRNSFHPIRGNVVPPEQSSERDGSHKTREHGDSSAFGLPRKAYKRRYRSRSNRDGARSGSSDVNPELGSHGSFLPSHHGPGNVIGTLSDVENLDVSSNCNSKPGRPKDGTLCPDVCVDDHQFVELNDARAVGSTEDLIKGVSSHSALVATASKNPLGHNKPSLPNAATTPMKKDCNEPAVLQSMEEMASAVVEHQPRAATGKVENHGSCQMNGFVNKKGDAITNDAHNGNAARHGNGFDSESCSQTNLDVDRNNDTETGTKISTIDSNGDVDNQNVGPEDLLVRVRETKEAKLIDNFSVDEESASACLNRRQNGPPLPPQEEKIQGRSLLLDKLTNQSDISVIEAGGCSGSESGKKPTVPLVENSSPQSEIFTVTRNSIADLAEAGSSSKVSTISFDVQTPGNLKLASVDEESILKEAESIEAKRKRLAELSTLTLPSEIPRKSHWDYVLEEMAWLANDFAQERIWKLAASSQICNRAAISSRVRKQEKSSSMKAKMVARTLARAVMEFWHSVEEISKELEQPSQKDALQSYMARFLKYNNSNVLHYQTDVQLTLDKVSDSGILDMSWEDSLTEENLFYAIPLGAMVTYKKSIESLVAHYERIGSDVREEVETSGCDLVADNSYYEDDGDTCTFGMPMASDDGKFSKFGQKKRKFSAHAYGAREYGIGSDYLPMHISENKIVTQQSSFLAKRPGSNLNVSIPTKRMRTASRRILSPFSAGTSGCIQLPNKTDASSGDTNSFQDDQSSLHGGSSFPINLEVESCGEFEKNLAFDSAEVSTKPKKKKKKVKHPTSAFEQRWQIDSNFHNDQRDHSKKRSDSYQLESNGCNGILGQPMMKKSIQPSQDGSFDNTSTVAGHVPSPVASQMSNMYHPNKFYKMLGGRERGRKAKTLKMPPGQPQSDSRTPWSLFEDQALVVMVHDMGPNWELVSDAFNSTMQFKCIFRNAKECKERHNILMDKTSADGAESAEDSGSSQPYPSTLPGIPKGSARQLFQHLKEPMEEDTLRSHREKIILIGQKLRYHKTQDPKQLQPPHSSHTMALSQVCPNNMGGGSVLSPLDLCDANVSGTDIPSLGHQGTYSSGLIISNQSAGAPTHPTSGASSALQGSSNMMLGNNFPSSPGPLSSVRDGRYGAPRPASPLIDEQQRIQQYNQMVSGRNGQQSNLSSSGALPGIDRGVRVPPSGSGMGMVCISGSMPMARHGLHGVASSSSVNSGSMVSANMHPGVRSGPGNSSLRPREGSPMMRPGLSQDSQRQMMTPDLQIQVSPGSNQVMSHFGGLNSPFTNQTVSSPVSSYPLHHQQSHQISSQQAQVPSPRHPHFQGLSNHASNPQQQAYAIRLAKERQLQQRFLQQQPPQQQQFAASNSSIPHVQPQSHLPASSAVQNNPLVQSPANSPSVSVSPMTSPSSVNAMSQQQQKHHTPTQGVIRNTQTGCGVLTNQTSKQRQKQQQPFIQTNRQHPQQRQQSQSPQQAKGVKGVGRGNMMIHQNIQIDPTILNGSLTEAQDSYTGSSVNAVPPTRQYTSSQLSNQPLPQQKKYSGQSSSSSKHLQQMISHSDTNQGHVPPVAPAPCLPAARQSVTPLATASSNHPQVMHHQKFMNQSQSALQKVVQSNHQFSSEAMHKAHPPVCNSTEMEATTSLPLNQWHTSEPVNESNVLNSETSLGSFVSKPANLSETTLQSSQGHGQRLSSANLIPITHDVSSQWQRQQQQQPQVQHSHSPSPSPQQQSQIHQAGNAKFYGTPDDSRLE
- the LOC140959036 gene encoding chromatin modification-related protein EAF1 B-like isoform X3: MGGILEGGVGIANKSSPHRASIENVQAELRKEYDVREERKRELEFLEKGGNPLDFNLGNAASVSVQSTSFTNLQHDLVTRGNVVPPEQSSERDGSHKTREHGDSSAFGLPRKAYKRRYRSRSNRDGARSGSSDVNPELGSHGSFLPSHHGPGNVIGTLSDVENLDVSSNCNSKPGRPKDGTLCPDVCVDDHQFVELNDARAVGSTEDLIKGVSSHSALVATASKNPLGHNKPSLPNAATTPMKKDCNEPAVLQSMEEMASAVVEHQPRAATGKVENHGSCQMNGFVNKKGDAITNDAHNGNAARHGNGFDSESCSQTNLDVDRNNDTETGTKISTIDSNGDVDNQNVGPEDLLVRVRETKEAKLIDNFSVDEESASACLNRRQNGPPLPPQEEKIQGRSLLLDKLTNQSDISVIEAGGCSGSESGKKPTVPLVENSSPQSEIFTVTRNSIADLAEAGSSSKVSTISFDVQTPGNLKLASVDEESILKEAESIEAKRKRLAELSTLTLPSEIPRKSHWDYVLEEMAWLANDFAQERIWKLAASSQICNRAAISSRVRKQEKSSSMKAKMVARTLARAVMEFWHSVEEISKELEQPSQKDALQSYMARFLKYNNSNVLHYQTDVQLTLDKVSDSGILDMSWEDSLTEENLFYAIPLGAMVTYKKSIESLVAHYERIGSDVREEVETSGCDLVADNSYYEDDGDTCTFGMPMASDDGKFSKFGQKKRKFSAHAYGAREYGIGSDYLPMHISENKIVTQQSSFLAKRPGSNLNVSIPTKRMRTASRRILSPFSAGTSGCIQLPNKTDASSGDTNSFQDDQSSLHGGSSFPINLEVESCGEFEKNLAFDSAEVSTKPKKKKKKVKHPTSAFEQRWQIDSNFHNDQRDHSKKRSDSYQLESNGCNGILGQPMMKKSIQPSQDGSFDNTSTVAGHVPSPVASQMSNMYHPNKFYKMLGGRERGRKAKTLKMPPGQPQSDSRTPWSLFEDQALVVMVHDMGPNWELVSDAFNSTMQFKCIFRNAKECKERHNILMDKTSADGAESAEDSGSSQPYPSTLPGIPKGSARQLFQHLKEPMEEDTLRSHREKIILIGQKLRYHKTQDPKQLQPPHSSHTMALSQVCPNNMGGGSVLSPLDLCDANVSGTDIPSLGHQGTYSSGLIISNQSAGAPTHPTSGASSALQGSSNMMLGNNFPSSPGPLSSVRDGRYGAPRPASPLIDEQQRIQQYNQMVSGRNGQQSNLSSSGALPGIDRGVRVPPSGSGMGMVCISGSMPMARHGLHGVASSSSVNSGSMVSANMHPGVRSGPGNSSLRPREGSPMMRPGLSQDSQRQMMTPDLQIQVSPGSNQVMSHFGGLNSPFTNQTVSSPVSSYPLHHQQSHQISSQQAQVPSPRHPHFQGLSNHASNPQQQAYAIRLAKERQLQQRFLQQQPPQQQQFAASNSSIPHVQPQSHLPASSAVQNNPLVQSPANSPSVSVSPMTSPSSVNAMSQQQQKHHTPTQGVIRNTQTGCGVLTNQTSKQRQKQQQPFIQTNRQHPQQRQQSQSPQQAKGVKGVGRGNMMIHQNIQIDPTILNGSLTEAQDSYTGSSVNAVPPTRQYTSSQLSNQPLPQQKKYSGQSSSSSKHLQQMISHSDTNQGHVPPVAPAPCLPAARQSVTPLATASSNHPQVMHHQKFMNQSQSALQKVVQSNHQFSSEAMHKAHPPVCNSTEMEATTSLPLNQWHTSEPVNESNVLNSETSLGSFVSKPANLSETTLQSSQGHGQRLSSANLIPITHDVSSQWQRQQQQQPQVQHSHSPSPSPQQQSQIHQAGNAKFYGTPDDSRLE
- the LOC140959036 gene encoding chromatin modification-related protein EAF1 B-like isoform X4, which codes for MGGILEGGVGIANKSSPHRASIENVQAELRKEYDVREERKRELEFLEKGGNPLDFNLGNAASVSVQSTSFTNLQHDLVTSEPKDSFAFTASLYGDSVESSGRLAAAVCEPNSADNLMLLDAEHEYSEGDRNSFHPIRGNVVPPEQSSERDGSHKTREHGDSSAFGLPRKAYKRRYRSRSNRDGARSGSSDVNPELGSHGSFLPSHHGPGNVIGTLSDVENLDVSSNCNSKPGRPKDGTLCPDVCVDDHQFVELNDARAVGSTEDLIKGVSSHSALVATASKNPLGHNKPSLPNAATTPMKKDCNEPAVLQSMEEMASAVVEHQPRAATGKVENHGSCQMNGFVNKKGDAITNDAHNGNAARHGNGFDSESCSQTNLDVDRNNDTETGTKISTIDSNGDVDNQNVGPEDLLVRVRETKEAKLIDNFSVDEESASACLNRRQNGPPLPPQEEKIQGRSLLLDKLTNQSDISVIEAGGCSGSESGKKPTVPLVENSSPQSEIFTVTRNSIADLAEAGSSSKVSTISFDVQTPGNLKLASVDEESILKEAESIEAKRKRLAELSTLTLPSEIPRKSHWDYVLEEMAWLANDFAQERIWKLAASSQICNRAAISSRVRKQEKSSSMKAKMVARTLARAVMEFWHSVEEISKELEQPSQKDALQSYMARFLKYNNSNVLHYQTDVQLTLDKVSDSGILDMSWEDSLTEENLFYAIPLGAMVTYKKSIESLVAHYERIGSDVREEVETSGCDLVAENKIVTQQSSFLAKRPGSNLNVSIPTKRMRTASRRILSPFSAGTSGCIQLPNKTDASSGDTNSFQDDQSSLHGGSSFPINLEVESCGEFEKNLAFDSAEVSTKPKKKKKKVKHPTSAFEQRWQIDSNFHNDQRDHSKKRSDSYQLESNGCNGILGQPMMKKSIQPSQDGSFDNTSTVAGHVPSPVASQMSNMYHPNKFYKMLGGRERGRKAKTLKMPPGQPQSDSRTPWSLFEDQALVVMVHDMGPNWELVSDAFNSTMQFKCIFRNAKECKERHNILMDKTSADGAESAEDSGSSQPYPSTLPGIPKGSARQLFQHLKEPMEEDTLRSHREKIILIGQKLRYHKTQDPKQLQPPHSSHTMALSQVCPNNMGGGSVLSPLDLCDANVSGTDIPSLGHQGTYSSGLIISNQSAGAPTHPTSGASSALQGSSNMMLGNNFPSSPGPLSSVRDGRYGAPRPASPLIDEQQRIQQYNQMVSGRNGQQSNLSSSGALPGIDRGVRVPPSGSGMGMVCISGSMPMARHGLHGVASSSSVNSGSMVSANMHPGVRSGPGNSSLRPREGSPMMRPGLSQDSQRQMMTPDLQIQVSPGSNQVMSHFGGLNSPFTNQTVSSPVSSYPLHHQQSHQISSQQAQVPSPRHPHFQGLSNHASNPQQQAYAIRLAKERQLQQRFLQQQPPQQQQFAASNSSIPHVQPQSHLPASSAVQNNPLVQSPANSPSVSVSPMTSPSSVNAMSQQQQKHHTPTQGVIRNTQTGCGVLTNQTSKQRQKQQQPFIQTNRQHPQQRQQSQSPQQAKGVKGVGRGNMMIHQNIQIDPTILNGSLTEAQDSYTGSSVNAVPPTRQYTSSQLSNQPLPQQKKYSGQSSSSSKHLQQMISHSDTNQGHVPPVAPAPCLPAARQSVTPLATASSNHPQVMHHQKFMNQSQSALQKVVQSNHQFSSEAMHKAHPPVCNSTEMEATTSLPLNQWHTSEPVNESNVLNSETSLGSFVSKPANLSETTLQSSQGHGQRLSSANLIPITHDVSSQWQRQQQQQPQVQHSHSPSPSPQQQSQIHQAGNAKFYGTPDDSRLE